DNA from Campylobacter concisus:
TAGTTTTTATAAACGATGAAGAAATTTGCCACCAAAAGCACCACAAAGACAAAGCCGATGAGGCTTAGCCAGAGCTTACTAAAGATAGAGAGAAGCGGTCTTGGTTCTGGAGTGATGAAGCTAAATTTCATAGTGTTATCTCTTCTTGCATGATCTCATTCATGATGTGATTTGTGTTGATCGGATAGCTTGATGTCTCCACAAATAGCTCAGATTGCAGGTATTGTAAAAATGTCGCGCTTGTCTTTGTATTTTCAAAAACGATGATCTGCTCGATAAAATCGCCGCCGTAGATCGGATTTTCATAAAATTCTTTCATAGCTTTTGCTATGTAGTCAAACATCTTCATATCGCGCCCAAATATCGCTACTGACTTCTCGACATTGGTCGAAGTTGGCATGTTTAGCTCGTAGTTTAGATCTTCAAATTCTTTTGGCTTATCGTCGCTTAAGAAATCATCCAAACTCTTGAAATCATCAAGCGCCGTTGCGCCATCTTCTTCTTTGACGATAAGGTTGTCGATGTCTGTTATATCCTCTTCTTTTAGGCTTTCGATCTCTTCGTTGCCCTCTTCAGCGTCACTCATATTTAAAAACGTAGAGAGCTTCATCTGCTTATCTTTAAATATCGCAAGCGCAAAAGAGTGCGAGTGGATGTAGAGATATAGCGTGGTTTTTGGCGAAATTCCACGCTTTAAAAGCTCGTGAAAGAGCAGGGCGATAGGCGAGTAGATAAGATCGACGCTACCTTGCCCAAAGAGGTTTTTGTATCTTCTTATAGCGTTTAAATTTGCATATATGCTCCAGCTATCTTGCATCACAAGGCTGGTTAAATTTTGCGTGTTTATGCTAAATTTTTTGTACTCGTCAAAGTTAGCAGTAGGCAGCGCACCTTGTGAGTCATCGTTAAAAAAGAGCGAAACATAGACGCCAAAATAGGCCTTCTCTTGCTCTTCTATGTATTTTATGACCTTTTCATCGACATTTTCGATGCTTATGTCGGTAAATTTAGCATTTGTGGTTTTTATAAGCTTGCCATTTCTAAAGACCTGACCGTAGAAAATGCACTCGTTGCCCTCGATCACGACGCTCAAGAAAAGGTTTGAAAAAAGCTTTCTGATGCTAAAAGACATAACTCTCCTAAATTTAAGTGCAAATTTTTGTTATGTTAGCTAAAAAGGGATTAAATAAGTTTAAAACAGCTCATTTTTGAGCTTAACAAAAACTTCTTTTGTGCTTAGTGCTTCGTCTTTTAGGGCGTTATCGAGCAGGGCAGAATTTCTTAAGCTCTCAAAATCCTCTATCATCACATCACACATCATTTTGATGCGCTCATTATCAGCCTTACTGACACCATTTTGGCTCATTTTTTTGATGCGTTCAAGATACTCTTTGCCGTTTTTTATGTATGAGCTAAATTTTATCGCTGCCTTGCTTTGATTAAGCGTGGTGGCAGCCATTTTGTTGTAGGCGTCAAGATCAAGGGCTTTTTGGCTTAAATTTAGAGCCTTTTCGTACTCTTTGCTCTCGTAGTAAAATTTCGCTTCAAGGGCGAGCTTATAAGAGTTGTCGCTATAAAAAAATAGCCCAAACAAAGCTATTATGAAAATGGCTATAAAGATAGAGAGTTTATTTTTCATAAATTTCGTCCAAAATTTCTCTTATTTCGTCGCTTATTTGCGGATTTTTATGCGCATATTTTTTCCACCAAATTTTTAAATTTGACCTAAAGTCCTCTTTATTTTGTAGCACGCTCTTGCCGCCGTCATTTTGTGAGGCCTGCCAAAGCTCGTTTTGTATCTTCTCTTTTGCCTCTTTTTGCTCTAAATTTGCCACACTAAAAGGTGCTGAGAGGCTAAAATTTATAGTTGAAAATGGCTTTGGAAGTATCATCTTATCCCAGCTTTTAAACTCCCAAAACGAGTTTGCTTCAAAATTTAGAGCATAAATTTCACAAGATGACTTTTGCGCGATCACCGCAGCTCCGTCTGCTACGCTATGTCTTGGTCCGCGTGGGCCATCTGGTGTGATGATGACATCGTGACCTTGTTTTATCTCTCTTAGAGCCTCTATAAGCGCCCTTGCGCCGCCTTTTGAGCTGCTGCCTCTAATGGTACCGATGCCAAAAAATTTGATTACTTTGGTGATGAGCTCGCCATCTTTGTGGTCGCTTATTATCACCTTGCCTTGTTTTCTATTTTGTCTGCTCCACCACTGCCTGTAAGCAAAGCTCATAAAGCTAAGTCTGCCGTGCCAAAAGACGACGACGCAGCCATTTTGTGGTAGGAAATTTGGAGTGTAGCTCTTTTTGCAGGTTAGAAAAATGAGCCACATCAAAATGTATATGAAAAAGACGCCAACATTTAGGGCGACCTTTTCAAGGGTGTTTTTAAATTTGCAGCTCGCCATACAAAACCATTCGTTTTGGGTTTGTGATCTTTACTTTTTGCGTAGTGCCAAGAAGCTCTTCGCTGCCATCAACTTGAACCAAAAAGTTGTTAAAACTTCGCCCAGCAACGCCGCCATTTGCCCTTAGCTCTTCAAAATAGACATCAAAAATTTTATCTTTTTGCGCCGCCACGATCTCGTCTAAAATTTCGCTGTGGCGATTTTGCAGGCGTGTTAGCCTTTCTGAAGCTGTTTTATCATCTATTTGATTTGTAAAAGTAGCTGCCTTTGTGAGCGGACGAGGTGAATACTTAAAGCTAAAAATTTGCTCAAATCTAACTTGCTCAAGCACGTCCATCGTATCTTCAAATTCATTGTCGCTCTCGCCTGGAAATGCGACGATGATATCAGTTGAGATGCTAACATCTGGGCACATCTTTCTAAGTTTTAGCGCGCGGTCTAAAAACCACTCTTTTGTGTATCCGCGCTTCATCTCGCGCAAAACTTTGGTGTTTCCGCTTTGAAGTGGCATGTGCATCGACTTGCAAATTTTTGGGTTATTTGTAAAAATTTCAAGAAATTTATCATCCATGTGAAGTGGATGTGGGCTTGTAAATCTTATCCTCTCAACGCCCTCTATCTCGCTTATCTTCACTAGAAGGTCGCTAAAATCGATATTTTCTTGCGCGCCTGAAAATCTTTTGCCGTAGTTATTGACATTTTGCCCTAGTAAAAATATCTCTTTTGCACCGCTGTTTGCAGCCTTTTCTACCTCTTTTAAAATAAGGCTTGAAGGGATGGAAATTTCATCGCCTCTGGTGTGTGGGACGATGCAGTAGGTGCATTTTTTGTCGCAGCCGATCGAGATGTTGATGTGGCTTTTGTATGGCGAGCCTCTAAACTCGCCAAATGCGTATTCGCTCTCGTCGTGGTTGATGTCGGTTGAGATAAATTTAGGCGTATTTACCGCCTTTGTGATCTTGCTGACGTTTCTTGCGCCAAGGACAAAATCAACATAAGGTGCGCGCTTAAAAATTTCACTACCCAAATGGCTTGCAGTGCAGCCGCAAACGCCTATCTTTGCACCTCTTTTTTTGGCTTTTTCAAAGGCTCCAACCTCGCTAAAGAGCTTGTGAACTGGCTTTTCACGAACCGAGCAGGTATTTATAAGGATTAAATCAGCTTCTTCGATGTTTTGTGTTAAGGAGTAGTCTTCTTTTTGTGAGAGCTCGGCTATGATATGCTCGCTGTCACGAACATTCATAGCACAACCTAGAGTTTGGATAAAGAGTTTTTTACTCATTAAAGTATATGCACTTCATACATATAATCGCTATCATCAAGCCCGTATTTCACGGTTCTGTGATAAACGCTTAGCCCTTTTTCTTCAAAGTGCTCGACTAAGGCGATTAGCTGTTTGTGCGTGTTTTCTTTATCAAAATAGAAAATTTTCTGACCCTCTTTTTCGACAGCTGCCTCTATCTTTTCTAGTGAAATCGTTTTTGGTTTTGCGTCTAATTCGGCTCTTGCAAGTTTTAGCTCCATTTTTAATCCTTTCAAAATCTTAAATTTTAATCGGTCAATATACCCAAATCATCATAAAAAAAGGATTAAATAAAAGTTAATAACAAGCTTAAAGTTATTAAAAGTATGGCTTATGTATAATTTCAAAACTTCACGAAAAATCCCCGAAATTTATCGTCACAATGGAGAAAAAATGGAAAGAATTTCAGATATCATCGAGTCAATTGCAAATGAGAAAAATTTAGAGATAGAAGATGTAAAAGAGCGCGTCATAAGAGCCTTAATAAACACTGCAAAAAGGGTTTATGGAGAAAATTATGAGTATGACGTGAGCATCGATGCTAATAAAAATTTAAAGCTTTATCAAAAAATTTCAATCGTAGCAAACGACGATGAGAGGCTTGCTGAAGACAATGAGCACTTTTTAAGCTTAAAAGAGGCTAAAAAGATAGATAGTGGCGTAGAGATCGGCGATGAGCTAACTTACGAGCTAAGCCTTGATAACCTTGGTAGAACAGCCGCCCAAACGCTTCACAAGGAGCTTGAGTATCACATCCAACGCCTAGTAGAAGAGAAAATTTTACAAAAATATAATGAGATGAGCGGTCACATGGTTTTTGGTCCGGTTGTTAGGGTGGATAACGATGAAAACACATTTATCGAGATAGACGAGCTTCGTGCCATCTTACCACGTAAAAACCGCATAAAAGGCGAGAAATTTAAAGTAGGCGACGTGGTAAAAGCGGTCATTAGAAAAGTTTTTACAGATAAAAATTTAGGCATAAAGGTCGAACTTTCAAGGACTTCGCCTAAATTTCTTGAAGCACTGCTAACTTCAGAGGTGCCTGAGATAAAAGATGGCGGCATCATCATCCAAGGAAGTGCGAGGATCCCTGGCGAAAGGGCTAAAGTAGCGCTCATCTCAACCACTCCAAACATCGATCCAGTCGGTGCAACTGTCGGCACAAAGGGCGTTAGGATAAATGCCGTAAGCAAAGAGCTTCATGGTGAGAGCATCGATGCGATCGAGTACACCACTGAGCCAGCGATATTGGTAGCTCGCGCTATGGCACCTGCGATCATCACATCTGTAAAGATCGAAGAAAACAAGGCGATCGTGACACTTGCGAGCGAGCAAAAGAGCAAAGCTATCGGCAAAAATGGCATAAATATCCGCCTTGCAAGCATGCTAACTGGCTATGAGATCGAGCTAAACGAGCTTGGCTCAAAAACTAGCAGCAGTGGCGAAAATGGCGAAATGGTTAAAGATCTAAAAGCACTTTTTGGTGATAACTAATGAAATTTGAAATAAGAAAAGCGACTGAGGGCGATATAGACGTGATCTGTGAGCTTGTAAGAGAGCTTGCAAGCTATGAAAAGATGAGTGATCAAGTCACTTTTACAAATGAAATTTTTGCAGACTCCATCTTTAATAAAAATCACGCAAAAGCCCTTATCTGCGAAAGCGAGGGCAGGGCGATAGGATATGCTATCTACTTTTACACATTTTCTACATTTTTGGGGCTTGGCGGGATGTACCTTGAGGACATCTACGTCAAAAAAGAGTTTAGAAATCAAGGCATCGGCAAGGCGTTTTTTAAATTTCTAGCTCAAATTTGCAAGGATGAAAATTTAAAAAGGCTTGAGTGGTGCTGCCTAAACTGGAACGAGCCAAGCATCAAATTTTATGAAAGCATGGGCGCTAATAATCAATCTCTTGAGTGGAGAACCTACCGCTTAGACGGCGAAAATTTAGAAAAACTGGTAAATTTATAGTTTCTAGTAAAAGCTCAAATTTGCTTTGAAATTTGAGCTTGTGAGTGATTAAAATTTATATGTATATCCCATATAAAGACCGACATTTGTCTCTTTAATATCAACTAAATTAAATTTACTGATCTTGCCGTAGTCGGTTCTATCAGCTTTTAGACCAAACTCAACTGCATTATTTTCATTTATAGAGTACTCAGCACCAAATCTTGCACCTAGTATCCAGCCAGTTGCGTTGCCTTTTTCAGAGCCATCATGTGTGTCAAATACATCCAATTTAAGTTTTGAAAAACCAGTGTAGCCACCAAGAATTAGTTTAAGATCTTTTGCTACGCTTGGAGTGTAGTCAGCTCCAACTATAAATTTATGTGTATTCCATTTTACTACTGTGCCATCTTCGTCACCAAGTGACTTTTTGGCTTGAAAGTCATATATGTAAGCACCATAAACTCTAGCCACATCAAAGTCATAGCCAGCTTTTAGACCAAGACCTGGTTGTGCTTTTTTAATGCTATCTTTTGATCCATCACCTCTTTTTACTTTTAATTTTGATCCAAAAGAGTAGTCTCCTTCAACTCCTACAAAGGCTCCTTGTGCTAAAGCAGCGGCACTAGCTAGGCTTAAACCTAAAGCAACTTTTAAAACTACATTTTTCATTTTTACTCCTTATTTAAAAAATGTTACGCGACTATTTTAGGTTTTCTTATATTAAATAAAGTTTAAATATTCAATGAAATTAATAAAAAAAATAAAATAATTCAATTGTTTTCTTATCAGAATAAAATTTATAAAATCACTCAAAAAGAAGGAGTGTAAAGTGGCTAAGATGACAAAACGTGATATGGCTTATCATTTAGACGTTGATGTCGCAACGCTTTACAACTGGCGAAAACACAAGCCCAACCTTTATCGTATCGTGATGCTTGGATTTAAATTTGACGAGCTTATCGAGCAGAGCAAGAAGACTTGCAACGAGCTTTGCGAATATGAAAATTTAATCAATCAAGACATAGAAAAATTTAGTAAGTGATTTATAAATTTAAAGTGAGATGATGTAAGGTTTTAAAAGGTGGTTAGCCCACCTTTTGTTATTTTATTGCAATTATTTTTGTATCTTTTTGTTTGAGCTCTAGACTACCATCTACATTGCATCTCGGATTTAAAGTTTCTAGGGTTGCTAAAACTTCTGTTTTATTACCTTCGCCTATGTCATCATATCTTTTTAAGATATACATATGTGGTGTATTTTCGGGTATGCTACCTTTTGGCATACTAAAAGCAAAAGCTTTTACGTTAAATTTTTCTAGATCAACCTTTGTATCTTTATCGACTATTAGATAGCCTTTAATTCCATCTTCTTTTAATTCTTTTTTGTTTGTATCACTATTGTATTCTAGGTCATAATTTACCCTTTTATAGACTTTGGCTTCACCTTTAAAGTGCTTGATACTTCCCATGTCAGCTTTGCAAATTTCAGCCAAAGTAGTTGGCTCACCACATCCAGTTAGAGCAAGAGCAAGTGTTGCTGTAATGCCTGAAAGAACGACTTTTGTTTTCATATTTTTCCTTTTTATAGAAGTTAGAAATTCGGATTTTACAAAAAAAAAAAAAATAAAACTGAAAAATTTAAATTAGTATAACTATGAAAGATTTATTGAGAAATTTGATGTAAAAAAGAAATTTGAGCTCAAAGCCACTGCTTCAAGCTCAGCTAAATTTACTCGTTTAGGATAGAGAGAAGCTCTTTGTTGTCTTTTGTTTTTAGCATCTTTGCGTATAAAAATTTAAGTGCTTCGACGTCGTCCATTGTAGCTATCGCAGAGCGAATAGCCCAAATTTTTTGAAGCTCATCAGGCTTTTGAAGTAGCTCTTCTTTTCTGGTGCCTGATTTTAGCACGTTGATAGCTGGATAAATTCTGCGGTCTGAGATGTTGCGATCAAGCACGATCTCGCTGTTTCCAGTGCCTTTAAACTCTTCAAATATAACTTCGTCCATACGTGAGCCAGTGTCGATAAGTGCGGTTGCGATGATGGTTAGAGAGCCGCCGTGCTCGATGTTTCTAGCTGCGCCAAA
Protein-coding regions in this window:
- the miaB gene encoding tRNA (N6-isopentenyl adenosine(37)-C2)-methylthiotransferase MiaB, which translates into the protein MSKKLFIQTLGCAMNVRDSEHIIAELSQKEDYSLTQNIEEADLILINTCSVREKPVHKLFSEVGAFEKAKKRGAKIGVCGCTASHLGSEIFKRAPYVDFVLGARNVSKITKAVNTPKFISTDINHDESEYAFGEFRGSPYKSHINISIGCDKKCTYCIVPHTRGDEISIPSSLILKEVEKAANSGAKEIFLLGQNVNNYGKRFSGAQENIDFSDLLVKISEIEGVERIRFTSPHPLHMDDKFLEIFTNNPKICKSMHMPLQSGNTKVLREMKRGYTKEWFLDRALKLRKMCPDVSISTDIIVAFPGESDNEFEDTMDVLEQVRFEQIFSFKYSPRPLTKAATFTNQIDDKTASERLTRLQNRHSEILDEIVAAQKDKIFDVYFEELRANGGVAGRSFNNFLVQVDGSEELLGTTQKVKITNPKRMVLYGELQI
- a CDS encoding GNAT family N-acetyltransferase, producing the protein MKFEIRKATEGDIDVICELVRELASYEKMSDQVTFTNEIFADSIFNKNHAKALICESEGRAIGYAIYFYTFSTFLGLGGMYLEDIYVKKEFRNQGIGKAFFKFLAQICKDENLKRLEWCCLNWNEPSIKFYESMGANNQSLEWRTYRLDGENLEKLVNL
- a CDS encoding HP0268 family nuclease, with product MELKLARAELDAKPKTISLEKIEAAVEKEGQKIFYFDKENTHKQLIALVEHFEEKGLSVYHRTVKYGLDDSDYMYEVHIL
- a CDS encoding transcriptional regulator is translated as MAKMTKRDMAYHLDVDVATLYNWRKHKPNLYRIVMLGFKFDELIEQSKKTCNELCEYENLINQDIEKFSK
- a CDS encoding lysophospholipid acyltransferase family protein, with translation MASCKFKNTLEKVALNVGVFFIYILMWLIFLTCKKSYTPNFLPQNGCVVVFWHGRLSFMSFAYRQWWSRQNRKQGKVIISDHKDGELITKVIKFFGIGTIRGSSSKGGARALIEALREIKQGHDVIITPDGPRGPRHSVADGAAVIAQKSSCEIYALNFEANSFWEFKSWDKMILPKPFSTINFSLSAPFSVANLEQKEAKEKIQNELWQASQNDGGKSVLQNKEDFRSNLKIWWKKYAHKNPQISDEIREILDEIYEK
- a CDS encoding outer membrane beta-barrel protein, with product MKNVVLKVALGLSLASAAALAQGAFVGVEGDYSFGSKLKVKRGDGSKDSIKKAQPGLGLKAGYDFDVARVYGAYIYDFQAKKSLGDEDGTVVKWNTHKFIVGADYTPSVAKDLKLILGGYTGFSKLKLDVFDTHDGSEKGNATGWILGARFGAEYSINENNAVEFGLKADRTDYGKISKFNLVDIKETNVGLYMGYTYKF
- the nusA gene encoding transcription termination factor NusA, translated to MERISDIIESIANEKNLEIEDVKERVIRALINTAKRVYGENYEYDVSIDANKNLKLYQKISIVANDDERLAEDNEHFLSLKEAKKIDSGVEIGDELTYELSLDNLGRTAAQTLHKELEYHIQRLVEEKILQKYNEMSGHMVFGPVVRVDNDENTFIEIDELRAILPRKNRIKGEKFKVGDVVKAVIRKVFTDKNLGIKVELSRTSPKFLEALLTSEVPEIKDGGIIIQGSARIPGERAKVALISTTPNIDPVGATVGTKGVRINAVSKELHGESIDAIEYTTEPAILVARAMAPAIITSVKIEENKAIVTLASEQKSKAIGKNGINIRLASMLTGYEIELNELGSKTSSSGENGEMVKDLKALFGDN